The following coding sequences lie in one Silene latifolia isolate original U9 population chromosome 5, ASM4854445v1, whole genome shotgun sequence genomic window:
- the LOC141655083 gene encoding uncharacterized protein LOC141655083, translating into MDRMDYGKFMVGCWALWEFRNKVAFEGALIEPARIVQRVWDVLNEGVEGIICKKETRAAGVKESGNGGWRPAPEGWVKINVDAGAKEGVGVSTGVVCRGGQGEVIWGITLARDVEWEPRYAEAIAVLDGLQEAREWGHRKVILESDCLQVVEALQEGSKGRNDFY; encoded by the coding sequence ATGGATAGAATGGACTATGGGAAATTTATGGTGGGATGTTGGGCTCTGTGGGAGTTTCGAAACAAAGTGGCTTTTGAGGGAGCGTTAATTGAGCCGGCTAGAATTGTTCAGCGGGTTTGGGATGTGCTGAATGAAGGGGTCGAGGGCATCATTTGCAAGAAAGAGACACGGGCTGCAGGGGTTAAGGAGAGCGGAAATGGAGGATGGAGACCGGCACCGGAAGGATGGGTTAAGATCAATGTTGATGCGGGGGCAAAGGAGGGCGTGGGTGTGAGCACAGGGGTGGTATGCCGTGGGGGGCAAGGGGAAGTAATATGGGGTATCACCTTAGCACGTGATGTTGAGTGGGAGCCCCGGTATGCAGAAGCAATTGCGGTCTTAGACGGATTACAGGAGGCGCGAGAATGGGGACATCGGAAGGTGATCTTGGAAAGTGACTGTTTGCAAGTGGTCGAGGCGCTCCAAGAAGGAAGCAAGGGTCGTAATGATTTTTATTAG